A window of Lepus europaeus isolate LE1 chromosome 11, mLepTim1.pri, whole genome shotgun sequence contains these coding sequences:
- the FBXL22 gene encoding F-box and leucine-rich protein 22 isoform X2, giving the protein MHLTQLNRECLLHLFSFLDKDSRKSLASTCPRLRAVFEEPALWPLLHFRSLAELRKDNFLLGPALRSLSICWHSSRAQVCGTEDWRRSAFHRAICSGHERLVNDFLLQVCDRTKPALPGQRVPSGYQEARGSALCPVSEGSQGRSGWRDTESSEPRSRQHWLPPGPARLRSARGPQPASHSHAHHGAP; this is encoded by the exons ATGCACCTCACCCAGCTCAACCGCGAGTGCCTGCTGCACCTCTTTTCCTTCCTGGACAAGgacagcaggaagagcctggccaGCACCTGCCCGCGGCTGCGCGCCGTGTTCGAGGAGCCCGCGCTCTGGCCGCTGCTGCACTTCCGCTCGCTTGCCGAGCTGCGCAAGGACAACTTCCTGCTGGGCCCGGCGCTCCGCAGCCTGTCCATCTGCTGGCACTCCAGCCGCGCGCAGGTGTGTGGCACCGAGGACTGGCGCAGGAGCGCCTTCCACAGGGCCATCTGCAGCGGCCACGAGCGCCTCGTCAACGACTTCCTCCTCCAGGTGTGCGACAG GACCAAGCCCGCACTCCCGGGGCAGAGGGTTCCCAGCGGGTACCAGGAAGCCCGGGGCTCAGCGCTCTGTCCAGTCTCTGAAGGTTCCCAGGGCAGATCCGGATGGCGCGACACCGAGAGCTCAGAACCACGCTCCAGGCAGCactggctcccgcctggcccagcgAGGTTACGGTCGGCCCGGGGTCCGCAGCCAGCGAGCCACAGCCACGCCCATCACGGAGCGCCCTAG
- the FBXL22 gene encoding F-box and leucine-rich protein 22 isoform X1: protein MHLTQLNRECLLHLFSFLDKDSRKSLASTCPRLRAVFEEPALWPLLHFRSLAELRKDNFLLGPALRSLSICWHSSRAQVCGTEDWRRSAFHRAICSGHERLVNDFLLQVCDRCPNLASVTLSGCGHVTDDCLACLLRCCPRLRALRLENCARVTNRTLAAVAAHGRALQTLHVDFCRNVSAAGLRRLRAACPHLALRAEHSAAMLPDQPPRVPAAALRKLLPR from the exons ATGCACCTCACCCAGCTCAACCGCGAGTGCCTGCTGCACCTCTTTTCCTTCCTGGACAAGgacagcaggaagagcctggccaGCACCTGCCCGCGGCTGCGCGCCGTGTTCGAGGAGCCCGCGCTCTGGCCGCTGCTGCACTTCCGCTCGCTTGCCGAGCTGCGCAAGGACAACTTCCTGCTGGGCCCGGCGCTCCGCAGCCTGTCCATCTGCTGGCACTCCAGCCGCGCGCAGGTGTGTGGCACCGAGGACTGGCGCAGGAGCGCCTTCCACAGGGCCATCTGCAGCGGCCACGAGCGCCTCGTCAACGACTTCCTCCTCCAGGTGTGCGACAG GTGCCCCAACCTGGCGTCCGTCACGCTGTCGGGCTGCGGCCACGTCACCGACGACTGCCTGGCCTGCCTGCTGCGCTGCTGCCCGCGCCTGCGCGCGCTGCGCCTGGAGAACTGCGCGCGCGTCACCAACCGCACGCTGGCGGCCGTGGCGGCGCACGGGCGCGCGCTGCAGACGCTGCACGTGGACTTCTGCCGCAACGTGAGCGCGGCCGGCCTGCGCCGCCTGCGCGCCGCCTGCCCGCACCTGGCCCTGCGCGCCGAGCACAGCGCGGCCATGCTGCCCGACCAGCCCCCGCGCGTGCCCGCGGCCGCCCTGCGCAAACTGCTGCCGCGCTAG